A region from the Triticum urartu cultivar G1812 chromosome 1, Tu2.1, whole genome shotgun sequence genome encodes:
- the LOC125532623 gene encoding uncharacterized protein LOC125532623, with amino-acid sequence MASTSSSFEKDEEPSDPQVQKIAPADPAAGGEPAGNPAELSTTEIKKKKKKKKVLIQVPDSDVKRVLSYKEETIDTEVPDLWVRRDPELAANLGIMWANLAMLKELTKGRMLEEQRNYREQLKTKGRVTYELEVDEDDPRFKDEPTTSAGAGRRRYRPGVMKKQDGHTRKLN; translated from the coding sequence ATGGCAAGCACAAGTTCTTCGTTCGAGAAGGATGAGGAGCCGTCGGATCCGCAGGTTCAGAAAATCGCACCAGCCGATCCGGCCGCTGGGGGCGAGCCGGCCGGAAACCCTGCAGAGCTGTCGACGACAGAgatcaagaagaagaagaagaagaagaaggtgtTGATTCAGGTGCCAGATAGCGATGTGAAACGTGTCCTCTCCTACAAGGAAGAAACCATCGATACGGAGGTGCCCGACCTATGGGTCAGGAGAGACCCAGAACTGGCTGCGAACTTGGGCATAATGTGGGCCAACTTGGCCATGCTCAAGGAGCTCACCAAGGGCCGGATGCTAGAAGAGCAGAGAAACTATAGGGAGCAGTTAAAAACTAAGGGTAGAGTCACCTACGAGCTTGAGGTTGACGAGGACGATCCCAGATTTAAAGATGAACCCACCACCTCTGCTGGAGCAGGACGGAGGAGATACCGCCCGGGCGTCATGAAAAAGCAAGATGGACATACCAGGAAGCTTAATTAA